The Thunnus maccoyii chromosome 24, fThuMac1.1, whole genome shotgun sequence DNA window ATACTTTCTTACACAAAGTCTCAAAATATAACCGATATGGCCAATCCTAACCTTAACTActgataaactttaaaaaatgatgggTAGAAGTTGTTTGGGGGGCAAATTTTAGTATTTGTTATTAACCTGGAAGCCCAAATTCGGGGCAAAACCAAAAACTTAAACTTAACGAAGCTTCGCTTTTTGATTTGACCTACATGGAGCACCGTACTGCGGAAGCGGttacaaaatgacaaacataaacaacGTTTTTCGTAACGCTGCTTTCATAACTTCACTTTATAGAATATATTTTAACCAGAACAATCATATCTGAAGCTACACATGTTGACTTTTAACATCCTCTGACTCGTTAtaagtatattatatattattatcatcatacTATGACCGTAACGGAAGCTCTGAGCTATAAACAGGTTGTCTCTGTTAGCCTGCCGGTGCTAATTTCATTAGCCTTCCGGTGAGGTTTTGTAATGAAGTTACACAAGTTTGAACTTGTAATCATAAGGAAGAGAAATCTGCTGCTGAGAGGAAGGTGAGCAGCTTTAATCCTGTAAAACGTtacagaatatttatttaaacgTGAAGTTTTCCGGTTAAAGCTGTTATTATTTATCTGTGAGTGTTTCCTGGTTCGAGCTGAGTCGTTAAACAGGTGATTATCAGGTGTTAATTAACACTGAAATCCTGGAGAAATTCATTATTAGTTATATTTATtcaatctgattggctgcagttttctgtggaaacacattttcaccaggaaaaaataatggatgaaatattaaagagaACAGTCAGGAAGTATAAAACTTTAGATACTAGCTTTAATTATgcttaaatgtaaaataaatgagttTAAGTTTAATAAATTAGTTTATGTTTACGtttaataaatatcaatattttattttcagctcCTCTCAAACCttaaaagtcaaacatttcattcatagtttttttaatattagtttgttatgaaatgttttttatgtgattttagtAAAACTGGCTGTAAAACCTTTGTTCCAGACCTCTGAGCTTAAATGAATGAGTtctttttaattcattaatcattaatccATCTGTTGTTTTCCAGTCCAGCTcctgattaatgattaatgagACATGAGTTATATTATTGGAAGTGACTGTTATAAACTACCAGGAAGTGATGACACAACTagtgaaataaatgcaaataaactgacatttattcaCATTACTCAGTTCTGTCTGTTATCATCACTGATGTCTTTATGTCTTTCATACTTGTGAAACTTATTTGGTGTTAAAATGTCTTGAAAGTCTTAAATTGAACATAGTGAAGAAACCCTGAAtgtagtttatattttatacataaagtctttaaactgatgttttttaACATCTGTTGCTGAcgagataaaaaagaaataaaacagacgattaaaattagatttgataagtgataaaataaataatggcaCAAttataacacagagacaaaaatagagaaaataaaaacaagtcgTTGTTTGTAACTACAGTAaattaatatgttgattatgaaccattttgataattaaatcatttaattttttttttttttcagcttcaaTGTGACGATTTgaaacttttctttgtctgttttctgacattttatagactaaatgattgaTTCATAATCAAATCATATCTGGAAGATGAACTGCAGTCCTACATGagtagttttattttcatcttccTCACGTTACACCTGAAATGTGCAGAGATCAAAGCTGAAAGCTCtgtccctcctcttcctcagcaggTGAGATGGCTCAGGTGCGGCGGTCGGTGAGTGAGGCATTGTGGGCGATGTGCGCGGCCGACGCCGCGTCCATGCCCGTCCACTGGTACTACGACATCCACGACATCAGGAGGGACTTCGGAGGCTGGATCACCGGCTTCAACGCTCCCAGAAACAAACACCCGACCAGCATCCTCAACCTGTCCAACACCAGTACGAATCATATTCACTAGAGTCTGTTAATAAGTACagttagaggtacttgtactttactggagtatttccatttgatgatacaaaaagcagtgtgtagtcggggtcacatttcacatgtctatgagttgttaacagctccaccaaatagtgatttttccctctaaacttctcacatgctttcatttcaataaatgttcaaatgatccaatatttcagcaaaaatcaaagattagagaaaaagtccaaaaactgaaaacagatttgtgtatcagaactttgttttttcttctttcctctcccattaatcatctcaccacccctcagatttatctgctgaccctttggaggggcccgacccctaggttgggaaccactggactaaactagctaactgtatataaagtagtgtaaactagctccacctccagcagctacaacagtaacatgctgctctaacactgatgcttcactattaataatctaatgatgtcatatataataatatatcagtcagagggaccaaaccactacttttactgcaatactttaactacatcaagctcataatacttatgtacttttactgcaatactttaactacatcaagctcataatacttatgtacttttactgcaatactttaactacatcaagctcataatacttatgtacttttactgcaatactttaactacatcaagctcataatacttatgtacttttactgtaggagtatttttcatgcttttacttttacttgtactggagtatttttacattgttgtattggtacttttactgcagtaaagtatctgaatacttcctcctcctctgtttgttgtttattgtttattgtttgttgtttgttgcagcTGGCAGCGGTCGGACCGCCTGGTCGTCTGGTGCAAGACGAGCTGAAGTCGTTGGAAACGTCATTCTTCACGATAAACTGAAGTTCTGGAAATCTTCTACCGGCTCAGTTCACTATCATCAAGGTACTGCAGACtactgcatacagtatatatatatatatatatatatatatatatatatatatatatatatatagtatacgctgtatatgtagtgtacagtatattaacaTGAGTCTGATATTAATTGATGATAAGAAGTTCAGCATAAAAtggacataaaaataaaaacgagtttttaaattttaaatccatcaaaataattttaagtcaaattaaaatcattcaaataaaacatcacacagTCTGAGAGAATGTCATATATATTGATAATCAGCTTTCTCATCTCTTCATTGGAAACTATATGATGATCAGTATCAGCTGATCAGAAGTATTAATAAtcagtttgtccaccagagggCGACGTTACGGATCTTTATTCTGTAAGAACTAAATCAAAACGgattatttctgaaatgttaGTCCACATGTTGTGATcaggtttatttaaaaactCATATATTGATTTCATATGTGCGTCGGAGGTCCAGTATTGATCGTCATTCAGTCTCTGTGCTGTTTCCTGTCTCAGGTCTGCAGGCCGGCGACAACACGCTGAACGTCCTCTGCGCTCTCAGAGCGGCTCGGACGCTCGTCACCGGCGGCTTCAGCGACGTCTCGCAGCCGGACGCCCGAGCCGCCGTGCTGGCGGACTACGTTCAGTTCCTGACCACGCCCGGCACGCACAACGACACCTACGCCGAGTCCTCCCACCGCTCCTTCTTCGCCGACTGGCAGGAAACCAGACCGACGTCGAGCCGCGAGGTGAAACTCCAAACATGAAGCCGTTTATTTCAGTCTAACAGTGAAGATCGATGTTTGTTCTTCAGTTAGTCTGAACTCACtttgttgtgttcatgttattaaACATGTAACAAGACATTTAACCGATTAATTAATTTTATCTGCAGGAGAAAAACTAcaattatttattgaatttGATTCTTCAAAGTCAAATATCAAGATTTTAAACATTTGCTGCTTGGAAGTGTTGAATGTGAACATGAAGACATTTagcactttctttttcttcatttaaaatcaatttattttcttgcaaGTGAAGgaaaagcattttattttgaaaagtctTATTTTGGGAACTCTGACTTGATTGAACTcgactttctttctttcttttctacttGCGGCGTTTTCCAGGTTCTGAAGTTTGCGGAGAAACGTTCCAAACAGAAGTTAAACTCTTCCTTCTCCGACAGCCAGCTGGACGCCATCGGCTGCCTTCCCATGATCCTCCCCTTCATCCTCCTGTCAGCCTCGGCCAATGAGGAGCAAGCTGTGAGTTCCACGCCTTGTTCTTATTTTAAAACTTATGTTAAAAGTTATTTCTTTAAGTTTTGGTTCcatctgaaagaaaaacacttgatCTCATTCTTAAACTTGGTGGCCTCAATCTGACCTTTAACCTCTCTGTCTTCAGGTTTTAGCCGCTGTAGAGTTCGTGAAGCTGACCCACCCCCACCCCAGGGTACCCGAGTACGTGTCGATCTACAGCCGGGCGCTGCACGCCGTGCTGGGCGGAGCCAGCCTCCGCCAGCAGGCCGAGCACGCGCTGAGGACGCTGGGCACCTGGGAGACCTGCCAGAGCTACAGCCGCAAGGCCGGCAGGTAAACAACTCCACAGATAAACctggaaaaaacatgttgttgtttgtataaACTAAACGTTTGGTGTGTTTTAGGTTTCCTGTGTCCTCGGAGGAAAGACTGAGAGTCCATCAGAGCGCCGTGAACTATCTCGGTCTGGCCTGCTACACTAAAGGTCCGACTCAGGCTctgaacacacaaaatacataaaacataatcatattttcttgctgtaatcattcctcctgttcatactgaccattagaagatcccttcataatgaccttacaatggaagtgatggaggacaaaatccacagtcctccttctgaagctaatatgaagcttcagcgtccaaatgagtcaaatccagtagatatctttcaacgttacagtctttttagtgccaaagttcctctttttgttactatacttccacctgcagctcaacagggaaacactgtccgaggaaacacaaagagggaatttgatgctaaaaagactgtaaatgtgtcagatatccacttgatatgactaactcagactgctgaagctgaatagaagctttacacagacttttaaatgactgtgtggacacactgtggattttggcctccatcacttccattgaaaacacatttgaaggatcttttaatgtccagtatgaacaggaggaatgattacagacacctgactgctggtttataACAGGCTTGATAAACTGTGAACTCTTTAACTATCACTGATGATTCATatactttaaattaatttgctGTTAAtacaaactcaacacttcctccatGTTAACCTGTTGCTTTGATAAATGTATTATAACATTTCCACACTtgtgttgagtttcattgaAAGCAGCTCAACAGTGATCAAGAAGTTGTTGTactgatgaaatgattaaattaatacCAGCTTTTATTTGAGAATTACAACATGACAAATAGCGTTTTAAGACTCGATCCCCAGCCTGCTTCCCACCAGCTGTGTTACTGTCATGGAGGAAGAATTAAAACGTCTACTTGTGGATGTTGAAGTCACCcgtctttgtgtttgtgactgACAGGAGCTCTGTCCAGCATGTTCTACCTGGCTCATGAGTTTCATGACGACCCAGCGGGAGGAATCCTGGCAAACACCAACTGTGGAGGTTCGTACTCGAGCTTCAGTGTCAGTTTACTGCATGTTTTCGCTTTCTCTGCATTCACAAATAAACACTGGAGGTCTCATCTTGTAATTATAACTTcagtatctcataattatgacttacaATCTCATCATTCTAATAAACAAtatcataattacaagaaagGTAGCTCGTAATTACCAGTTTTCTTGCAATTATGGGATTtgatcttgtaattatgagacattttcttgtaattatgagatattttcttgtaattatgagatattttcccgtaattatttgatattttctcgtaattatttgatattttcccgtaattatttgatattttcttgtaattatttgatattttctcttaattatttgatattttcttgtaattatttgatattttcttgtaattatttgatattttctcgtaattatttgatattttcttgTAATCAGAGATAAAGTCTATTATGAATAAGAAGGAAACTGTTGACAAAAAACAGCCCCAAAAATATTGTTTGACATAGATGAGATGTACAGATATAATGACTCTTAAATGGTCATATTTCTTCTATCAACGTGACAAACATTAAGTTAATTGCTGCTAACGACCTCTACGGCTAAACGCCGTCATTCAGGTTATTTATGgcatctgttgtgtttgtgtggacgTTCAGGGGAGAACTGTAACCGCGGGGCGGCGCTGGGAGCCCTGCTGGGAGCCGGCGGCTCGTACAGCGGCGCCGGCGTCCCGCAGGACTGGAAGGACGAACTGAGAGACGGCCAGGAGTTCATCCCCGACGTCCTGAAAGAACTGCAGCactgacatcacagtgacatcacagtgacatcacagcggCGTCATCAGAGTGACACCACAGTGACACCAGTTCAAAACCACTGCAGATCATAACGTTCCACTCTTTGTCTTCCTGTTtacaaatacaatgaaataattctcttacttttatttaataacaAAGTTTTATTGTCAATATTCTGATTTTTgtcattatgaaataaaaaaactgataaaatgtgaatttttctttttgtctgatCTGATTCAAAGCTCCACTaaaatcaacatgtttcacttcTATTAAAACTACATATGCACAAAGAAACTGAGGGATTCACTGAAAGTAtcacaattaaaacacagtttaaatttaaattttacacaGTTTGTCAAAAGCTCTGATATATAAGTTGTTATGACGCAGCTCAAGTGGCAGCTCGGACTAAATAACCTGTGTGGAGatgtatattgtgtattttcagataaaaatcatGACAATAAGACAATCAGCAGTCACTCAACATCAGTTTTAAGAAGGACTGTTTATCAGCAGAACATTTCAGAGAtaaaatttaagaaataaatgtttgatcGCTGAAAACTTTCATCAAGAGACATGAACgatatttctgtttatttatttggccTGCATGACATCTACTTTTAATTCAAAGTGTATTTGAGTTGTAATTATAGAAGTTGTTATTAAAGTGAATGTTGATTTAAAACACTTCCTCAATGTGAAGAATGAACTCATAGTCAGTCTCAAGATCATCATGTTTGGAAACTAAATTCTCAATCTGCAAAGTAAAAATTAACTCTCAGataagtttaaataaaaagtgGAAAGTCTCTCTTATCTATTAAGAGTTGACTGATCttgctaaatcctgattggtgtAAGAAAGTAGGTGACATCACTACTGAGCCCCGCCTTCAAACCAGtcagaaaaaaacccacaaaatacagaaatctctcatgAAATAACTGTTGGCAGATTATTATGTTCATGTAAGAAGTTAAAgaagaagctgattgagaaaatatgttttacgGTGTTTTCAGTGCTGACGTCAGTGACGTTAGTATTTGAAGTactgcgtttgtgtgtgtacttgacagaaagtgtgtttttttagagACCGTTTGTGTGCTTTTGTGACCTTTGATCAGTTCAGAACAAACATGGCGTTCATCAGCAGAGGAACGAAGCGACTCTTCTTCCTACGACTCCTCATCGCttctatcccagcatgcactgggctTCCCGGAGGTCAGtcctctgcctctccttctccttcttcttataatcttcttcttcatcttcctcttcttctgttttcagcCACATTGGAAACTTGGAGCAACAATCCTTCACTTCTGTTCAGTGTGACATTCTCTGAGCAGCAGAGTCAATCCGACAGTTAGCATTTGAactgtgatttttgttgttctttttgacaaaaacatcacGTAaggacaaacagaaatgattgTTTTCCACTTTGTTGTTTGTCAGCCTTCAGTTGAGCTGAAGAGCAGCTGAGTCGAGCTCCAAATCTCTGAGAGCTCGAAATCTGGACTTGTGCTCGTTGACagagttagaaaaaaaaactgttgattaATCATAATTTGTTATCACAAGTAAAAATGGGAAAATCTTCCTACATCGCTACAAAAAACAGTGACAAGAGTGAATGAGATggacagtgatggaagaagtactcagatactttactgaagtaaaagtatcaataaagcaatgtaaaaatactccattactagtaaaagtcctgcatgaaaaatactcctacagtaaaagtacataagtattatgagcttgatgtagttaaagtattgcagtaaaagtacataagtattatgagcttgatgtagttaaagtattgcagtaaaagtacataagtattatgagcttgatgtagttaaagtattgcagtaaaagtacataagtattatgagcttgatgtagttaaagtattgcagtaaaagtacataagtattatgagcttgatgtagttaaagtattgcagtaaaagtacataagtattatgagcttgatgtagttaaagtattgcagtaaaagtacataagtattatgagcttgatgtagttaaagtattgcagtaaaagtagtggtttggtccctctgactgatatattattatatatgacatcattagattattaatagtgaagcatcagtgttagagcagcatgttactgttgtagctgctggaggtggagctagtttacactactttatatacagttagctagtttagtccagtggttcccaacctaggggtcgggcccctccaaagggtcagcagataaatctgaggggtcggGCAACAAAGTTCTGATTCACAaataacaactcatagacatgtgaaatgtgaccccgactacacactgctttttgtaagacgtcaaaagacaaaaaggttggaaaccactggtttcatctttaacaatgtgttgtattttaaaagcttgttatattatccattgtgtcaaatcttcatctgaaaagtaactaaagctgtcaaataaatgtagtggagtagaaagtaca harbors:
- the LOC121891710 gene encoding uncharacterized protein LOC121891710, with the protein product MAQVRRSVSEALWAMCAADAASMPVHWYYDIHDIRRDFGGWITGFNAPRNKHPTSILNLSNTTGSGRTAWSSGARRAEVVGNVILHDKLKFWKSSTGSVHYHQGLQAGDNTLNVLCALRAARTLVTGGFSDVSQPDARAAVLADYVQFLTTPGTHNDTYAESSHRSFFADWQETRPTSSREVLKFAEKRSKQKLNSSFSDSQLDAIGCLPMILPFILLSASANEEQAVLAAVEFVKLTHPHPRVPEYVSIYSRALHAVLGGASLRQQAEHALRTLGTWETCQSYSRKAGRFPVSSEERLRVHQSAVNYLGLACYTKGALSSMFYLAHEFHDDPAGGILANTNCGGENCNRGAALGALLGAGGSYSGAGVPQDWKDELRDGQEFIPDVLKELQH